In a genomic window of Thermus thermamylovorans:
- a CDS encoding deoxynucleoside kinase codes for MYLAIAGNIGSGKSSLTALLAEAFGLRPVYEAVSENPYLEDFYREMGAYAFHSQVFFLARRLRQHLLEVNGARAVVQDRTVYEDAFVFAQNLYREGHLKERDWRTYLDLFHSVAPALRKPDLLIYLRADLPTLRERIRKRGRPFEQSLPDRYLLGLNALYEELIASWELSPVYVVEADRVDFVERAEDREAIIAALRSRIRP; via the coding sequence ATGTACCTGGCCATCGCCGGCAACATCGGGAGCGGCAAAAGCTCCCTCACCGCCCTCCTGGCGGAGGCCTTCGGCCTCCGGCCGGTGTACGAGGCGGTGAGCGAGAACCCCTACCTGGAGGACTTCTACCGGGAGATGGGGGCCTACGCCTTCCACTCCCAGGTCTTCTTCCTGGCCCGCAGGCTGCGCCAGCACCTCCTGGAGGTGAACGGGGCGAGGGCCGTGGTGCAGGACCGCACGGTCTACGAGGACGCCTTCGTCTTCGCCCAGAACCTGTACCGGGAGGGGCACCTGAAGGAGCGGGACTGGCGGACCTACCTGGACCTCTTCCACAGCGTGGCCCCGGCCCTGCGCAAGCCCGACCTCCTCATCTACCTGCGGGCAGACCTTCCCACCCTGCGGGAGCGCATCAGGAAGCGGGGGCGCCCCTTCGAGCAGAGCCTCCCCGACCGCTACCTCCTGGGCCTGAACGCCCTCTACGAGGAGCTCATCGCCTCCTGGGAGCTTTCCCCCGTCTACGTGGTGGAGGCGGACCGGGTAGACTTCGTGGAAAGGGCGGAAGACCGCGAGGCCATCATCGCCGCCCTGCGCTCCCGGATCCGGCCATGA
- a CDS encoding Mur ligase family protein — translation MTLAELFAPFGLKAPPLEVRGIALDSRRVEEGFVFVAVPGIPLPHRKPLDGHDFIPEALKRGAIAVVGERALALPVPYLRVRDAREALAHLSRRLHGEPDRRLALLGVTGSKGKSTTASLLHHLLQAGGGGAALLSTLGLRLGEEARPPLGHFTTPEAPEVYAFLREAADRGLKAGVLEVSSHALALKRVEGLTFRIGVFVSFYPDDHLDFHGTPEAYFGAKALLVERAELAVLNAALPHLERLRARPHLLFGPGGEVWGEGLREEAGGLRFTLHTPWGSGEAFLPMLGAYNLENALAASAAALAHGLPLEGVLEGLATFRGVPGRMEVVQKEPFRVVIDFAHTGKSLEAALKTLRATTRGRLLLVVGAAGERDPRRREDIGRVAARLADKAFFTEEDHRTEDLGGILQALAQAAEREGGTYELVPDRKEAIFRALAEAQEGDTVLLAGKGHEHTLERGTLALPWDEKAVALEALRALGHLGQGPGPGKGGL, via the coding sequence ATGACCCTTGCAGAACTCTTCGCCCCCTTTGGCCTAAAGGCCCCACCCCTGGAGGTGCGGGGGATCGCCCTGGACTCGAGGCGGGTGGAGGAGGGCTTCGTCTTCGTGGCCGTGCCCGGAATACCCCTCCCCCACCGCAAGCCCCTGGACGGGCACGACTTCATCCCGGAGGCCCTCAAAAGGGGCGCCATCGCCGTGGTGGGGGAAAGGGCGCTCGCCCTTCCCGTGCCCTACCTGCGGGTAAGGGACGCCCGGGAGGCCTTGGCCCACCTCTCCCGGCGCCTCCACGGCGAGCCCGACCGGAGGCTGGCCCTCCTCGGCGTCACCGGCTCCAAGGGCAAGAGCACCACGGCCAGCCTCCTCCACCACCTCCTGCAGGCTGGCGGAGGAGGGGCCGCCCTCCTCTCCACCTTGGGCTTGCGCCTGGGGGAAGAGGCCCGCCCCCCCTTGGGCCACTTCACCACCCCCGAGGCCCCCGAGGTCTACGCCTTCTTGCGGGAGGCGGCGGACCGGGGCCTGAAGGCGGGGGTCCTGGAGGTCAGTAGCCACGCCCTGGCCCTCAAGCGGGTGGAAGGCCTCACCTTCCGGATCGGGGTTTTCGTGAGCTTCTACCCCGACGACCACCTGGACTTCCACGGCACCCCGGAGGCCTACTTCGGGGCCAAAGCCCTCCTGGTGGAGCGGGCGGAGCTTGCGGTCCTGAACGCCGCCCTACCCCACCTGGAGCGCCTCCGGGCGCGGCCCCACCTCCTCTTCGGGCCCGGGGGGGAGGTCTGGGGGGAGGGCCTGCGGGAGGAGGCGGGGGGCCTCCGCTTCACCCTCCACACCCCCTGGGGCTCGGGGGAGGCCTTCTTGCCCATGCTGGGGGCCTACAACCTGGAAAACGCCCTGGCGGCCAGCGCCGCCGCCCTGGCCCATGGGCTGCCCCTGGAGGGGGTCCTCGAGGGCCTCGCCACCTTCAGGGGGGTGCCGGGGCGGATGGAGGTGGTGCAGAAGGAGCCCTTCCGGGTGGTCATCGACTTCGCCCACACGGGGAAGAGCCTGGAAGCCGCCCTGAAAACCCTGCGGGCCACCACCCGGGGAAGGCTTCTCCTGGTGGTGGGGGCGGCGGGGGAGCGGGACCCGAGGCGGCGGGAGGACATTGGGCGGGTGGCGGCCAGGCTTGCCGACAAGGCCTTCTTCACCGAGGAAGACCACCGCACGGAGGACCTGGGGGGCATCCTGCAGGCCCTGGCCCAGGCGGCGGAGCGGGAAGGGGGCACCTACGAGCTCGTCCCCGACCGCAAGGAGGCCATCTTCCGCGCCCTGGCCGAGGCCCAGGAGGGGGACACCGTGCTCCTCGCGGGCAAGGGGCACGAGCACACCCTGGAGCGGGGCACCCTGGCCCTCCCCTGGGACGAGAAGGCCGTGGCCCTCGAGGCCCTACGCGCCCTGGGCCACCTGGGCCAGGGGCCTGGCCCCGGGAAGGGGGGGCTCTAG
- a CDS encoding deoxynucleoside kinase, producing MYIAIEGPIGAGKTTLARLLAERLGAEPLLEVVEENPFLPLFYGDPRGYAFKTQVFFLLSRYRQLAPLRERPLFGGVVADYLFDKDAIFASLNLEGPEWDLYLDLYRELSPRLPPPDLTVYLKAPVPVLLERIRKRGRPFEKGMDPGYLEALSQAYERHFARYPHPLLVLPTEGLDYTEAGPHRERVVELVRQHLPL from the coding sequence GTGTACATCGCCATCGAGGGCCCCATCGGCGCGGGCAAGACCACCTTGGCCCGGCTTCTGGCGGAGCGCCTGGGCGCGGAGCCCCTCCTGGAGGTGGTGGAGGAGAACCCCTTCCTGCCCCTCTTCTACGGGGATCCCAGGGGCTACGCCTTCAAGACCCAGGTCTTCTTCCTCCTCTCCCGCTACCGCCAGCTCGCCCCCCTCCGGGAAAGGCCCCTCTTCGGCGGGGTGGTGGCGGACTACCTCTTCGACAAGGACGCCATCTTCGCCAGCCTGAACCTCGAGGGCCCCGAGTGGGACCTCTACTTGGACCTCTACCGGGAGCTTTCCCCAAGGCTCCCCCCGCCGGACCTCACCGTCTACCTCAAGGCCCCGGTGCCCGTCCTCCTGGAGCGCATCAGGAAGCGGGGGCGTCCCTTCGAGAAGGGCATGGACCCCGGTTACCTGGAGGCCCTCTCCCAGGCCTACGAGCGCCACTTCGCCCGCTACCCCCACCCCCTCCTGGTCCTCCCCACGGAAGGGCTGGACTACACCGAGGCAGGCCCCCACCGGGAGCGGGTGGTGGAGCTGGTGCGGCAGCACCTCCCCCTCTAG